A part of Marinomonas rhizomae genomic DNA contains:
- a CDS encoding TetR/AcrR family transcriptional regulator encodes MVHQTEATRNKIITIAEALFIENGFADTQMKDIAAATGISRNTLYRYYQDKYDLGFSILVVVLTRKIGVYEGIIDKIKARHFSSVLEGLGVLMQAYSDVQYADDDRFIAEFDGYYAGSRIPTEFRDKLTQLLPDTVSKSLTDIVSLGQAEGSIRADVPAAYLAVTLFNSVPTFFRRMLLRRDALMEIEQEAIPKLTPVLIQLLLDGLKPSPQI; translated from the coding sequence ATGGTTCACCAAACCGAGGCCACTCGGAACAAAATTATCACTATTGCCGAAGCTCTTTTTATCGAAAATGGCTTTGCCGATACTCAAATGAAAGACATTGCGGCGGCCACTGGCATAAGCCGTAATACTTTATACCGCTATTACCAAGACAAATACGATTTGGGCTTTTCTATTCTAGTGGTGGTTCTTACCCGCAAAATCGGTGTATATGAAGGCATCATAGACAAAATTAAAGCGCGTCATTTTTCCAGTGTTCTCGAAGGGCTTGGTGTCCTAATGCAAGCGTATTCTGATGTTCAATATGCAGACGATGACCGCTTCATCGCGGAATTTGATGGTTACTACGCTGGATCACGTATCCCCACCGAGTTTCGCGATAAACTGACCCAACTATTACCCGATACAGTCAGCAAATCTCTCACAGACATTGTCTCCCTAGGACAAGCAGAAGGCAGCATTCGCGCTGACGTCCCCGCGGCCTATTTGGCGGTCACACTATTTAACAGCGTCCCAACTTTTTTCCGCCGTATGCTGCTACGCCGAGACGCCCTGATGGAAATTGAACAAGAGGCCATTCCGAAACTTACCCCTGTGTTAATCCAGCTACTACTCGATGGTCTGAAGCCATCGCCACAAATCTAA
- a CDS encoding MFS transporter, which translates to MSNTNYETSRRERLSYYTFFTGQNIIFMFVTIFISVYYTSVLGLSAGTVGIIFLLARVWDAVNDPILSIMVERSRFKGGKFKPWVNAIAWAVPLATVLIFAFGDYIAEQPMWLRVTYAFVTYVGWGMLYTVSDAPAYAIGSVMTQNKDERNVIYSFVRFGGFVGMVIAMLSAPWLVEKLGGKWTLAAVIMCVTAMILMLTIRKVEERHVVEQEVPTLKQILGTVTGNKYLLMFILAFVFIGGSNVAFTLMPYIARDVFNDPSLSGLFLFAMIGPAMLASPLVPIGIRKVGKIATFAWASAALAILSVITWMIGYEHIEAFIVLTMIKAIALGVTLIMPSIFIADCIEYGYIRSGKRLEAVSFATQTFANKATTAVGGAIAMGYLAMVGFVESTGGVVVQQSPQVIQGMWDALNLGNAIGATIGLVIFLYSYKLTDKVLADLKHDDLNAEESQQANLFETAK; encoded by the coding sequence ATGTCCAACACAAACTATGAAACCAGTCGTCGTGAACGGCTTAGCTATTACACATTTTTCACCGGTCAAAACATTATTTTTATGTTTGTGACTATATTTATCAGCGTTTATTACACCTCTGTACTGGGTTTATCCGCAGGGACAGTGGGTATCATCTTTCTGTTAGCCCGAGTATGGGATGCGGTTAATGACCCGATACTCTCCATTATGGTAGAAAGAAGCCGTTTTAAAGGCGGTAAATTCAAGCCTTGGGTAAACGCCATCGCTTGGGCGGTTCCGCTTGCTACCGTTTTGATATTTGCTTTTGGCGATTATATTGCAGAACAACCAATGTGGCTTCGTGTTACATACGCCTTCGTAACCTACGTAGGCTGGGGGATGCTGTATACCGTATCGGATGCGCCCGCTTACGCCATCGGTTCAGTGATGACACAAAATAAAGATGAGCGAAATGTCATTTATTCTTTTGTGCGTTTTGGTGGTTTTGTCGGCATGGTCATCGCCATGCTTAGCGCACCTTGGCTGGTCGAAAAACTGGGTGGAAAATGGACTTTAGCGGCGGTCATTATGTGCGTAACAGCCATGATTTTGATGTTAACCATACGCAAAGTGGAAGAACGTCATGTAGTAGAGCAAGAAGTCCCTACCCTTAAACAAATATTAGGTACGGTCACTGGCAATAAGTACTTGCTGATGTTTATCCTTGCCTTTGTTTTTATTGGCGGATCTAACGTTGCTTTCACCTTAATGCCTTACATTGCACGGGATGTCTTTAATGACCCGTCTCTTTCCGGTTTGTTCCTTTTCGCTATGATTGGCCCGGCCATGCTGGCTTCTCCGTTAGTGCCCATTGGCATTCGTAAGGTTGGCAAAATCGCCACATTTGCTTGGGCCTCTGCTGCTCTTGCGATATTGTCAGTGATTACTTGGATGATAGGTTACGAACATATTGAAGCCTTCATTGTCCTAACCATGATTAAAGCCATTGCGCTTGGCGTCACGCTGATTATGCCAAGTATTTTCATTGCCGATTGTATTGAGTATGGCTATATACGCTCAGGCAAACGCCTTGAAGCCGTCTCCTTTGCTACTCAAACCTTCGCTAATAAAGCGACAACGGCTGTTGGTGGCGCTATTGCAATGGGGTATCTCGCTATGGTCGGATTTGTTGAATCCACTGGCGGTGTGGTCGTTCAGCAATCGCCACAAGTCATTCAAGGCATGTGGGATGCACTCAACCTAGGTAATGCAATTGGTGCGACCATTGGTCTAGTTATCTTTTTATACAGCTATAAGTTAACCGATAAAGTGCTCGCTGATTTAAAACATGATGACCTAAACGCAGAAGAGAGCCAGCAAGCAAACCTATTTGAAACGGCTAAGTAA
- a CDS encoding GGDEF domain-containing protein: MAIKSRFLISTTVILVLTGFFSWLSMRVLAEDIIVSWVGRYAEKQVQYDKVRTLLPLIQEVALSKEFAELDSLKAWAKQPFNEVLKKQTLQDTEAFRHRFSDKSYFIALKGNEHYYYSDGKQTSNSELYRYTLHQYNPDDAWFYQIMEKKLNLHLNVNPDVELGLIKLWSDVLIRDGEDVLGVVGTGLDLSAFLHQMIEKQDIYSAIVFTNEEGSIQLYQQEELIDYSSLTKQAQKKSLVFQLLDDSQSRTQLKHSLALAKESPNRVNTAPVYKDGVRQLASVVYIPEIDWFQVNFIDINGFLPMTEFSGLLIVLFISLVCALIVFYVLLNLIVIKPLAELDLSIRALGKNYYQTPKLSRFAGLEIKKLVFHYHKISTSLLEYQQELEEKVAERTKELSRIARLDPLTELYNRRGFELHLTEYMQCWQQDNHAFGLINVDVNQFKSVNDLYGHAAGDLVLQKTAIYLTNIVGDKGEVARWGGDEFLILAKQDDYEDLAAISEQLQNGRESLVIKVNEQNITIRFSVGSALVEEGDTLESLLHRADNAMYAVKFNRQ; this comes from the coding sequence ATGGCTATTAAGTCGCGCTTTTTGATATCGACAACTGTCATTTTGGTGCTTACAGGTTTTTTTTCTTGGCTTTCAATGCGCGTACTGGCAGAAGATATTATTGTGAGCTGGGTTGGACGCTATGCAGAGAAACAGGTTCAATATGATAAAGTGCGAACTTTATTGCCTCTCATCCAAGAGGTGGCCTTATCCAAAGAATTTGCCGAGCTTGATTCACTAAAAGCATGGGCTAAACAGCCTTTTAATGAAGTTCTAAAGAAGCAAACGCTTCAAGATACGGAAGCATTTCGACATCGCTTTTCAGATAAATCTTACTTTATCGCTTTAAAAGGAAATGAGCATTACTACTATAGTGATGGCAAGCAAACATCGAATTCTGAACTATATCGTTACACGCTTCACCAATATAACCCTGACGATGCATGGTTCTATCAAATCATGGAGAAAAAGCTTAACTTGCATTTGAATGTAAATCCAGATGTTGAGTTAGGGCTGATAAAGTTGTGGAGTGATGTTTTAATCCGAGATGGCGAAGATGTTTTAGGTGTGGTGGGAACGGGGTTGGATCTTTCCGCTTTTTTGCATCAAATGATTGAAAAACAGGATATTTATTCGGCCATTGTCTTTACCAATGAAGAAGGCTCTATCCAGCTTTATCAGCAAGAAGAGTTAATTGACTACTCCTCTTTAACAAAACAAGCTCAAAAGAAAAGTTTGGTTTTTCAGCTGTTAGATGATTCGCAATCTCGTACACAGTTAAAACACAGTTTGGCGTTAGCGAAAGAGTCTCCCAATCGAGTCAATACGGCTCCTGTATATAAGGATGGTGTCCGTCAGCTCGCCAGTGTTGTTTACATTCCTGAAATTGATTGGTTTCAAGTAAACTTTATTGATATCAATGGCTTTCTTCCTATGACCGAGTTTTCAGGTCTTCTAATTGTGCTGTTTATTAGTCTAGTTTGTGCCTTGATTGTGTTTTATGTATTGCTCAACTTGATCGTTATTAAGCCATTAGCCGAGCTAGATCTATCCATTCGAGCTTTAGGGAAAAACTATTATCAAACTCCGAAACTAAGCCGCTTTGCAGGCTTGGAGATTAAGAAATTGGTGTTTCACTATCACAAAATATCGACCTCTCTTTTGGAGTATCAGCAAGAATTAGAAGAAAAAGTGGCTGAACGAACTAAAGAGTTGAGCCGTATTGCTAGGCTTGATCCTTTGACGGAGCTCTACAATCGCCGAGGCTTTGAGTTGCATTTGACGGAATATATGCAGTGTTGGCAGCAAGATAACCACGCATTTGGTCTTATCAATGTGGATGTTAACCAGTTTAAATCAGTGAATGACCTGTATGGGCATGCTGCTGGTGATTTGGTGCTGCAAAAAACTGCGATTTACTTAACCAACATTGTAGGCGACAAAGGTGAGGTGGCCCGTTGGGGTGGGGATGAGTTTTTGATACTGGCCAAACAAGATGATTATGAGGACCTAGCCGCGATATCTGAGCAACTGCAAAACGGTCGAGAATCGCTTGTTATCAAGGTTAATGAGCAAAATATTACGATTCGATTTAGCGTCGGCAGTGCATTGGTTGAAGAGGGTGATACATTAGAAAGCCTATTACACCGAGCTGATAATGCTATGTATGCGGTGAAGTTTAATCGTCAGTAA
- a CDS encoding carbohydrate porin, which yields MKKSILATAIVSSILSVSAAHAAPSFDGNFELNTDAISKAEGDSTYKQDGRLELNVTGRHTMGDNFFAGRGSLLIKTTGDAVVDDAYIQFGNSTWDLQAGRFEAVNLFPKGKDTLIEHVGAVDVYEANLVRGREGDEAGQFALHFNANDSVKFELATIYGDPNIDDDTSTVDNTTAISGVRPSVTFAAGDATITAGYESLKYDLTAGGEVKQSGYAVAANFDVAAANVNLAATFGKDHETDEKVTSIMANMTYGNFGLGVISSSVDDGANDPSLLTTYVAYTMPVLDIENATVTLAGSYSSAKDVGTANDKVTAARVRFNYGF from the coding sequence ATGAAAAAATCTATCTTAGCTACTGCTATAGTTAGCAGCATTCTATCCGTTAGCGCCGCTCATGCCGCTCCTTCCTTTGACGGAAATTTCGAGTTGAACACTGACGCTATTTCTAAAGCGGAAGGTGATTCTACATACAAGCAAGATGGTCGCCTTGAGCTAAACGTGACAGGCAGACACACAATGGGTGATAACTTCTTCGCAGGTAGAGGATCTCTTCTTATTAAAACAACGGGCGACGCCGTTGTTGATGATGCTTACATCCAATTTGGTAATAGCACTTGGGATCTCCAGGCGGGTCGTTTTGAGGCCGTGAACCTGTTCCCAAAAGGCAAAGATACCCTCATTGAACACGTGGGAGCGGTAGATGTTTATGAGGCGAACCTTGTTCGAGGTCGCGAAGGTGATGAGGCTGGTCAGTTTGCCCTACACTTTAATGCCAATGATAGCGTTAAATTTGAACTTGCCACGATTTATGGCGATCCAAATATCGACGATGATACCAGCACTGTTGATAATACGACAGCTATCTCCGGTGTTCGACCTTCTGTAACCTTTGCCGCAGGTGATGCCACTATTACCGCGGGTTATGAAAGCCTTAAGTATGATCTAACTGCAGGTGGTGAGGTCAAACAATCCGGTTATGCCGTCGCTGCTAACTTTGATGTAGCCGCTGCGAATGTTAACCTTGCCGCAACGTTCGGTAAAGATCATGAAACCGATGAAAAAGTTACCTCAATAATGGCAAACATGACATATGGTAACTTTGGTTTGGGTGTGATTTCGTCTTCTGTTGATGATGGCGCGAATGATCCATCATTGTTAACAACTTACGTTGCCTACACAATGCCAGTCTTGGATATTGAAAATGCGACAGTGACCTTGGCGGGTTCTTATTCTTCGGCTAAAGATGTTGGTACGGCGAATGACAAAGTGACCGCTGCACGAGTTCGATTTAACTATGGCTTCTAG
- a CDS encoding GGDEF domain-containing protein, whose protein sequence is MTIKPHTNTDQPLSTAQISPPLFRQLLIVGILGFSAIWAIDAYSGIIAVFDAFSYPICITAFILIYLISFSRPNQQSLHYLAYLVVAGYLISCSIWHHLPGNGQFSNSAQWLGLNYVIVYLFLDVKKAAPATAIVFVATITGHYFALIQNHTTGEALVVTLNMAIAHAIYIFLLWTVIKLRVKTDQVIARADMLEDFAYIDVLTRALNRRGIEKVFNELNLDSAEQKKNYAIIIIDIDHFKQVNDLNGHLIGDKVLTSIAGKLSRTIHPNDILGRWGGEEFIILSLDRTPEQVMTLAENLRVAVSQLVIDDITNITVSIGIGHSHEASSKEAVFKVADDHLYDAKQSGRNTIRATQV, encoded by the coding sequence ATGACCATTAAACCCCACACAAATACTGACCAACCGTTGAGCACGGCTCAAATTTCTCCTCCCTTATTTCGTCAGTTGTTGATTGTTGGTATTTTAGGATTTAGCGCAATCTGGGCAATTGATGCTTACAGCGGTATTATCGCAGTATTTGACGCCTTCTCTTATCCAATATGTATAACCGCATTTATTCTGATTTACCTAATTAGCTTTTCACGCCCCAATCAGCAGAGCTTACATTATCTTGCCTATCTCGTTGTTGCAGGTTACTTAATAAGCTGCAGTATTTGGCACCATTTACCCGGTAATGGCCAATTTTCTAACTCGGCGCAGTGGCTCGGACTAAATTACGTCATCGTCTATCTTTTTCTTGACGTCAAAAAGGCCGCTCCAGCAACCGCTATTGTTTTTGTTGCAACCATTACAGGCCATTACTTTGCTCTGATACAAAACCATACTACCGGCGAAGCGCTTGTTGTCACATTAAACATGGCTATAGCTCACGCTATCTACATTTTCTTGTTGTGGACGGTTATCAAGTTAAGAGTTAAAACAGACCAAGTTATCGCTCGCGCAGACATGCTTGAAGACTTTGCATATATAGATGTACTCACCCGAGCACTAAATCGACGCGGAATTGAGAAGGTGTTTAATGAGCTTAACCTTGATTCAGCGGAACAAAAGAAGAATTACGCAATCATCATCATCGACATTGATCATTTTAAACAGGTCAACGACCTTAATGGCCACCTTATTGGCGACAAAGTTCTAACCAGTATCGCTGGCAAACTAAGTCGAACCATTCATCCAAATGACATACTAGGGCGCTGGGGCGGAGAAGAATTTATCATTCTCTCTTTAGATAGAACACCTGAGCAAGTCATGACCCTAGCCGAAAACCTAAGAGTGGCAGTCAGCCAACTTGTCATCGACGATATTACCAATATTACGGTCAGTATTGGCATAGGCCACTCTCATGAAGCCTCCTCAAAAGAAGCCGTCTTCAAAGTCGCGGATGATCATCTTTATGATGCCAAACAATCCGGTCGCAACACCATTCGAGCAACCCAAGTTTAA
- a CDS encoding glycoside hydrolase family 3 C-terminal domain-containing protein, giving the protein MSDTKIKQLLAELTLEEKAMLCTGKDFWNLHGIERLNLPSIMVTDGPHGLRKQSGEGDHVGLNAAVKATCFPTASGLAASWNTKLIEEMGVALGKECRAEEVSVLLGPGTNIKRNPLGGRNFEYFSEDPLLAGNMSAAWIKGVQSQGVGTSLKHYAVNNHEHCRMTVDAIVDQRTLREIYLPAFEKAVKQTQPWTVMCSYNKINGTYAAEHKQLLDDILVKEWGFEGIIVTDWGANNDRVEGVKNGQHLEMPSSGDMNTQKIIAAIENGQLTMEALDKSVARVVELILKSQASLESDKVKADLSAHHELAARIAEETCVLLKNDDLLPVAAGKKIAVIGALANNTRYQGAGSSKINPFKLEQPLDEIKKQFGADNVSYTAGYHLNDKEDTAEIAKAIELAKQADVVFLFAGLTPKYESEGFDRQHLNLPQVQLDLIAELDEQLSKTVVVLQNGAPVILPFVDKVPAILEAYLGGQAGASAVAKVLSGEVNPSGKLAETFPANLDDTPSQTYFPGTTKQVQYREAIWVGYRYFDTTSTKALFPFGHGLSYTSFTYYHLTLLSGDHSPFKENDAIKLQITVTNTGDKAGAEVVQCYVGQKSPSQPRPAKELKAFEKVFLEPGESKEIEFELDYRAFAYWHKEKATWVTESGDYQIHIGSSVNDIRDTAIITLETDIAAEQPNPALATYFDPAKRDFNDAAFRALLGYDIPTPTPITPYTVNSTLGDIANEPLGKPLFEGMLAVFTQMMGGDQNDSAAEADRLMAESMVADMPLRNLPVFNSQQYSEGQILQLIASLNEKETSV; this is encoded by the coding sequence ATGAGTGATACAAAAATAAAACAACTCTTAGCCGAACTAACCCTAGAAGAAAAAGCCATGCTCTGTACCGGCAAGGATTTTTGGAACCTACATGGAATTGAACGCTTAAACCTGCCCTCCATCATGGTGACAGATGGCCCACATGGCCTGCGTAAACAATCCGGGGAAGGTGATCATGTCGGTCTAAATGCAGCGGTAAAAGCCACCTGTTTCCCAACCGCGTCGGGGCTTGCTGCATCTTGGAATACCAAGCTGATTGAAGAAATGGGCGTCGCGCTAGGCAAAGAATGTCGCGCTGAAGAGGTGTCTGTATTGCTTGGCCCTGGCACCAATATTAAACGTAACCCATTGGGCGGGCGCAACTTCGAATACTTTTCTGAAGACCCATTACTGGCTGGCAACATGTCTGCCGCTTGGATCAAAGGCGTACAAAGCCAAGGCGTAGGTACCAGCCTGAAACATTACGCAGTGAACAATCATGAACATTGTCGCATGACAGTCGATGCCATTGTCGACCAAAGAACCTTACGTGAAATCTATCTGCCTGCTTTTGAGAAAGCCGTTAAGCAAACACAACCTTGGACGGTTATGTGCTCTTACAACAAAATAAACGGCACCTACGCCGCCGAGCACAAACAATTACTCGACGATATTCTAGTCAAAGAATGGGGCTTTGAAGGCATTATTGTTACTGACTGGGGCGCAAATAACGACCGCGTAGAAGGCGTCAAAAATGGCCAGCATTTAGAAATGCCAAGCTCTGGCGATATGAATACCCAAAAGATTATTGCCGCCATTGAAAACGGTCAACTGACGATGGAAGCCTTAGATAAATCTGTTGCTCGTGTAGTGGAACTGATTCTGAAATCACAAGCGTCTTTAGAAAGCGATAAGGTAAAAGCCGACCTAAGTGCTCATCATGAACTCGCTGCGCGAATCGCGGAAGAGACCTGCGTGCTGCTAAAAAATGATGATTTATTGCCGGTTGCCGCAGGAAAAAAAATCGCCGTGATTGGCGCATTAGCCAACAACACTCGCTACCAAGGTGCAGGCAGCTCCAAAATTAATCCATTCAAGTTAGAGCAACCTCTCGACGAAATCAAAAAACAGTTTGGTGCCGACAATGTCAGTTACACCGCTGGCTACCATCTCAATGATAAAGAAGACACGGCGGAAATCGCCAAGGCCATTGAATTAGCAAAACAAGCAGACGTGGTGTTTTTATTTGCAGGACTGACGCCAAAATACGAATCTGAAGGCTTTGATCGTCAGCACTTAAACCTGCCACAGGTGCAACTAGACCTAATCGCCGAGCTTGACGAACAGCTCAGCAAAACCGTTGTTGTGCTGCAAAATGGCGCACCTGTCATTCTACCATTTGTCGACAAGGTACCCGCCATACTGGAAGCTTACCTAGGCGGACAAGCTGGTGCTTCAGCGGTGGCTAAAGTGCTTTCTGGCGAGGTAAACCCCAGTGGTAAATTAGCAGAAACCTTCCCAGCAAACCTGGACGACACGCCGAGCCAAACTTACTTTCCCGGCACCACCAAGCAAGTGCAATACCGCGAGGCAATTTGGGTTGGCTATCGCTATTTTGACACCACCAGCACGAAAGCACTTTTCCCTTTCGGTCACGGTTTGTCTTACACAAGCTTCACTTATTACCATTTAACCTTGCTAAGTGGCGATCACTCACCATTTAAAGAAAATGACGCTATTAAGCTCCAAATCACTGTCACCAATACGGGCGATAAAGCTGGCGCGGAAGTTGTACAGTGTTACGTGGGACAGAAATCCCCTTCTCAACCTCGCCCAGCCAAAGAACTAAAAGCATTCGAGAAGGTTTTCTTAGAGCCAGGTGAAAGTAAAGAAATCGAGTTTGAGCTGGATTATCGAGCCTTTGCCTACTGGCATAAAGAAAAGGCTACTTGGGTTACCGAAAGCGGAGACTACCAGATTCACATTGGCTCCTCTGTTAATGACATCCGAGACACCGCCATAATCACCTTAGAAACCGACATCGCAGCTGAGCAACCTAACCCCGCTTTGGCTACGTATTTTGATCCTGCGAAACGCGACTTCAACGACGCAGCTTTTAGAGCCTTATTAGGTTACGACATCCCAACACCCACACCGATTACGCCTTACACGGTGAATTCAACCTTGGGAGACATTGCCAACGAACCATTAGGTAAACCTCTATTTGAAGGCATGCTTGCTGTATTTACCCAAATGATGGGCGGCGATCAGAATGACTCTGCAGCGGAAGCCGATCGTCTGATGGCGGAATCCATGGTGGCGGATATGCCATTACGTAATTTACCTGTGTTCAATAGTCAGCAATATTCTGAAGGTCAGATTTTGCAGCTTATTGCCTCACTAAATGAAAAGGAAACAAGCGTCTAA
- a CDS encoding DEAD/DEAH box helicase translates to MSFASLKLHHDITQQVTKLGYTNPTPIQLAAIPAVLAGKDLMAGAQTGTGKTAAFALPLLHHILQTQNSNNAQGIQVLVLTPTRELAQQVHASFVKYSANLSIQSVVAYGGASINVQLDALKQGCDVLVATPGRLLELIMKNLLDLSYLQTLVLDEADRMLDMGFIIDIQRILKKLPESRQTLFFSATFNDDIFALSKTLLKDPELIEVDSRNTTATKVEQTIYAVDQDRKSALLSFLIGSKNWQQVLIFTRTKQGADELAKEMQKDGITTQSIHGDKSQGARDRVLADFKNGKVRALVATDVAARGIDIEQLQYVINHELPYNAEDYIHRIGRTGRAGAAGLAVTLVSEKERYLLTDVEKLVDEQFIVQWVPGFEPDLNKAANSQKKREPSKKALRAKALGLSPSRDKKPKTRRRR, encoded by the coding sequence ATGAGCTTTGCGTCTTTAAAACTTCATCACGACATCACTCAGCAAGTCACAAAATTGGGTTATACAAATCCAACTCCCATTCAACTTGCTGCGATTCCAGCCGTTCTCGCTGGAAAAGACCTCATGGCTGGCGCTCAAACAGGAACAGGAAAAACAGCGGCTTTTGCTTTACCGCTTCTACACCACATTCTGCAAACGCAAAACTCAAATAATGCCCAAGGTATTCAAGTATTGGTGCTCACACCGACTCGCGAGTTGGCACAACAGGTTCATGCCAGCTTCGTGAAATACAGCGCAAACTTATCAATTCAATCAGTTGTCGCCTATGGTGGTGCCAGCATAAACGTTCAGCTTGACGCACTTAAACAAGGCTGTGATGTATTAGTTGCTACTCCTGGTCGGTTGCTTGAACTGATCATGAAAAACCTCCTTGACTTAAGCTACCTACAAACTTTAGTCCTAGATGAAGCCGATCGAATGCTCGACATGGGATTTATCATTGATATTCAAAGAATATTGAAGAAATTACCAGAGTCACGCCAAACCTTATTTTTCTCAGCCACTTTCAATGACGACATTTTTGCGCTTAGCAAAACATTACTCAAGGACCCAGAATTAATTGAAGTGGACAGCCGAAATACCACTGCCACTAAAGTAGAGCAGACTATTTACGCAGTTGATCAAGACAGAAAAAGCGCTCTACTGTCGTTCCTCATAGGATCCAAAAACTGGCAACAAGTACTAATCTTTACTCGAACCAAGCAAGGCGCAGACGAGTTAGCCAAAGAAATGCAAAAGGACGGTATTACCACTCAATCCATTCATGGAGATAAATCCCAAGGGGCACGTGATCGCGTCTTAGCCGATTTTAAAAATGGCAAAGTTCGTGCTCTTGTAGCCACGGATGTTGCTGCAAGAGGCATTGATATCGAACAGCTGCAATACGTTATCAATCACGAATTGCCATACAATGCCGAAGATTACATTCATCGTATAGGTCGAACGGGGCGCGCAGGTGCAGCAGGTCTTGCTGTAACACTCGTATCAGAAAAAGAGCGCTACTTACTAACCGACGTGGAAAAGCTGGTTGATGAACAATTCATTGTCCAGTGGGTGCCCGGGTTTGAACCTGACCTTAACAAAGCCGCCAACTCACAAAAGAAACGCGAGCCATCTAAAAAAGCGTTACGAGCAAAAGCACTGGGCCTTTCGCCCTCAAGAGATAAAAAGCCAAAGACACGCCGTCGCCGTTAA